In Misgurnus anguillicaudatus chromosome 5, ASM2758022v2, whole genome shotgun sequence, a genomic segment contains:
- the mfsd12b gene encoding major facilitator superfamily domain containing 12b, with protein sequence MSDESITLPICRRLTYAVGHFFNDLCASMWFTYLLVYYHLVVGLEDTNAGLLLLIGQIADGICTPLIGYESDRTAGCGKYGKRKTWHLVGTLCVFASFPFIFNPCVGCDQDTPQTAVLIYAIPFIIIFQFGWAATQISHLSLIPELVTCEHAKVELTSYRYAFNVVANITVYAVAWLLFHFQSQDLRDPSGSQNLGWADVTTFRYLALTVWGIGTVFSIIFHLGTKERVCSQNSEPEAGECQPLIPRSSRTSGPLLRWKHWLIEPAFYQVALLYMCTRLIVNLSQTYIPMYLTNSLSLPKNFIASIPLVMYVSGLVSSLVMKPVSKRIGTSMTYFVGLLPIMVFSYWVLLDMNMGQRVYGAAVLLGSGSAVILVMSLSMTANLIGDQTQSGAFVYGAMSFTDKVANGLGVMIIQTLHPSHMHDSDCIGFYHNVMVIVTGGVAVVAALCLCTIFIWPIKIRRWFITDPMGTQDETNSCVINGRVN encoded by the exons aTGTCGGATGAGTCGATAACTTTACCCATCTGCCGGCGACTGACTTACGCCGTCGGTCACTTTTTCAACGATCTCTGCGCGTCTATGTGGTTTACTTATTTACTGGTCTATTATCATTTAGTTGTGGGTCTCGAGGACACAAACGCAGGTTTGTTACTTCTGATCGGACAGATCGCGGATGGGATTTGCACTCCTCTCATCGGATACGAGTCCGATCGGACGGCAGGATGCGGAAAGTACGGGAAAAGAAAGACCTGGCATTTAGTGG GAAcattgtgtgtgtttgcctCCTTTCCCTTCATATTCAACCCGTGTGTTGGATGCGATCAAGACACCCCACAGACAGCAGTGCTCATTTACGCCATCCCTTTCATTATCATTTTCCAGTTTGGTTGGGCTGCTACTCAGATATCCCACCTGTCACTCATCCCCGAGCTGGTCACGTGTGAGCATGCCAAAGTAGAACTCACATCATACAG GTATGCTTTCAACGTGGTGGCCAATATTACTGTATACGCTGTGGCATGGCTCTTGTTTCACTTTCAGTCACAAGATTTGCGTGACCCATCTGGCTCACAGAATCTGGGCTGGGCTGATGTTACTACATTCAGA taTCTGGCCCTGACTGTGTGGGGCATTGGTACAGTTTTCTCGATCATCTTTCATCTGGGGACTAAAGAGAGAGTCTGTTCTCAGAACAGTGAACCTGAAGCTGGGGAGTGTCAGCCTCTAATCCCCCGATCTTCTCGGACATCTGGACCTCTGCTCCGATGGAAGCACTGGCTTATTGAGCCTGCATTTTACCAG GTTGCCTTACTATATATGTGCACAAGACTGATTGTAAATTTGTCCCAAACCTACATCCCTATGTATCTGACAAACTCCTTATCACTGCCAAAG AACTTTATTGCATCTATTCCTCTGGTCATGTATGTCAGTGGGTTGGTGTCCTCCCTGGTTATGAAGCCTGTCAGCAAACGGATTGGCACATCT ATGACCTATTTTGTTGGCCTCTTGCCAATCATGGTGTTTTCCTATTGGGTGTTGCTGGACATGAACATGGGTCAGCGGGTTTACGGAGCGGCCGTTTTGCTGGGGTCTGGGTCTGCTGTGATTCTGGTCATGTCACTGTCCATGACCGCCAATCTCATCGGAGATCAAACG cAAAGTGGTGCATTTGTGTACGGAGCGATGAGCTTTACCGATAAGGTGGCGAATGGACTTGGAGTTATGATAATACAGACATTACACCCATCACA CATGCATGATTCTGACTGCATTGGGTTTTACCACAACGTTATGGTGATTGTTACTGGAGGTGTGGCTGTTGTTGCAGCCCTTTGTCTCTGTACTATTTTCATCTGGCCAATCAAAATTCGCAGAT GGTTCATCACAGACCCGATGGGTACACAAGATGAGACAAACAGCTGCGTGATCAATGGAAGAGTGAACTGA